The proteins below come from a single Miscanthus floridulus cultivar M001 chromosome 1, ASM1932011v1, whole genome shotgun sequence genomic window:
- the LOC136485058 gene encoding probable protein arginine N-methyltransferase 6.2, which produces MFTGGADGNGHLRRPRRPRRSGVGHAGVMGSPQGQVASGANQHPAAPPCTDYDVAYFKAYSHIGVHEEMLKVYAVDASDIALQAMEIVRENELSDKVVVLHGRIEDVNIEEKVDVIISEWMGYMLLYESMLGSIIFARDKWLKQGGLILPSHASLYMASVTNSQRYHDSIYFWRDVCGIKMSSMMPLAKQCAFVEPSVETISGENVLTWPTVVAQVDCYTIQAQELETITAAFKFTSMLQAPLHGFAFWFDVEFNGPVRQKSKKQPSQSSDGNAQNASPSSKKKKPDVSIVLSTAPEDAPTHWQQTLLYLFEPIELNKDQIIEGSVTVSQSQ; this is translated from the exons ATGTTCACCGGCGGTGCGGACGGCAACGGCCACCTGCGGCGGCCGCGCAGGCCGCGGCGCAGCGGAGTAGGCCACGCCGGCGTCATGGGGTCTCCACAGGGACAGGTGGCTTCGGGGGCAAATCAGCACCCAGCCGCCCCGCCGTGCACCGACTACGACGTAGCCTACTTCAAGGCCTACTCACACATTGGCGTCCACGAGGAGATGCTCAAG GTTTATGCAGTTGATGCAAGTGATATTGCATTGCAG GCTATGGAGATTGTAAGAGAGAATGAGCTGTCTGACAAAGTTGTGGTTTTGCATGGCCGAATTGAG GATGTCAATATCGAAGAAAAAGTTGATGTCATCATATCTGAATGGATGGGCTACATGCTTCTGTATGAG AGTATGCTGGGAAGCATAATTTTTGCTAGGGATAAATGGCTTAAGCAAGGAGGTCTTATTCTTCCATCGCATGCATCG CTTTACATGGCATCTGTCACAAATTCTCAGAGATACCATGATAGTATTTACTTCTGGCGAGATGTATGTGGCATAAAAA TGTCCTCTATGATGCCTCTTGCAAAACAATGTGCGTTTGTGGAGCCATCAGTTGAGACAATTAGTGGAGAGAATGTCTTGACATGGCCCACAGTG GTTGCACAGGTGGATTGTTATACCATACAAGCTCAGGAGCTTGAAACCATCACTGCTGCATTTAAATTTACATCAATGTTGCAAG CTCCATTGCATGGTTTTGCATTTTGGTTCGATGTTGAGTTCAATGGACCAGTACGCCAGAAATCCAAGAAGCAACCTAGTCAATCATCGGATGGGAACGCCCAAAATGCCAGCCCAAGCAGTAAGAAGAAAAAACCAGATGTCTCTATTGTTCTTTCAACTGCACCAGAGGATGCCCCAACTCACTGGCAGCAG ACCCTACTGTACTTGTTTGAACCTATTGAACTAAACAAAGATCAGATCATAGAAGGTTCTGTTACCGTCTCCCAGAGCCAGTAA